A genomic region of Ammospiza nelsoni isolate bAmmNel1 chromosome 3, bAmmNel1.pri, whole genome shotgun sequence contains the following coding sequences:
- the DSTN gene encoding destrin, protein MASGVQVADEVCRIFYDMKVRKCSTPEEIKKRKKAVIFCLSPDKKCIIVEEGKEILVGDVGVTVTDPFKHFVQMLPEKDCRYALYDASFETKESKKEELMFFLWAPEQAPLKSKMIYASSKDAIKKKFQGIKHECQANGPEDLNRACIAEKLGGSLVVAFEGSPV, encoded by the exons ATG GCCTCCGGAGTACAAGTGGCCGATGAGGTGTGCCGCATCTTCTACGACATGAAAGTGCGGAAGTGCTCCACGCCGGAGGAGAtcaagaagaggaagaaggctGTCATCTTCTGCCTCAGTCCAGACAAAAAGTGCATTATTGTGGAGGAAGGCAAAGAGATTCTGGTGGGAGACGTCGGAGTGACGGTCACCGACCCTTTCAAGCACTTTGTGCAGATGCTTCCCGAGAAGGATTGCCGCTATGCCTTGTATGATGCAAGCTTCGAGACCAAGGAATCCAAAAAAGAAGAGCTGATGTTTTTCTTGTG GGCACCAGAACAAGCACCTCTCAAAAGTAAGATGATCTACGCAAGCTCCAAGGATGCAATCAAAAAGAAGTTTCAAG GCATAAAGCATGAATGCCAAGCAAATGGGCCAGAGGACCTGAACCGAGCTTGCATTGCTGAGAAGCTAGGAGGCTCCCTAGTCGTAGCTTTTGAAGGAAGTCCCGTGTAG